A portion of the Terriglobales bacterium genome contains these proteins:
- a CDS encoding zinc-dependent alcohol dehydrogenase, translated as MKALCWMGIEKLSVEDVADPKILNPRDAIIRVTRTCICGSDLHLYDGYMPTLEQGDILGHEFMGEVVEVGPGVDRAKLKVGDRVVVPFTIACGKCFFCQQELWSLCDNTNPNAWIAEKMMGYSPSGLFGYTHMLGGYAGGQAQYARVPCADVGPIKVPDGLDDEKVVFLSDIFPTGYMGAENCNIRPGDTVAIWGCGPVGQFAIRSAFMLGAGRVIAIDRIPERLRLAEDAGAETINYEQVEDVVQTLKDMTGNRGPDSCMDAVGMEAYGHTLPFLVDRAKQAMKLATDRPNVLRQCIMACRKGGTVSVPGVYGGFLDKIPFGAAMNKGLTFKMGQTHMMRYMRPLLERIERGEIDPTVVISHRLPLSKAPEAYKMFRDKEDHCTKVVLDPWADGAKAA; from the coding sequence ATGAAAGCACTGTGCTGGATGGGAATCGAAAAATTAAGCGTCGAAGACGTTGCCGATCCGAAGATTCTGAATCCTCGCGACGCGATCATCCGCGTCACGCGCACCTGCATCTGCGGCTCCGATCTGCATCTTTATGACGGTTACATGCCCACTTTGGAACAAGGCGACATTCTCGGGCACGAATTTATGGGCGAAGTCGTCGAAGTTGGACCTGGAGTTGATCGTGCGAAATTGAAAGTCGGAGATCGGGTTGTGGTGCCGTTCACCATCGCCTGCGGCAAGTGCTTTTTCTGCCAGCAGGAGCTCTGGTCGCTTTGTGACAACACTAATCCGAACGCCTGGATTGCCGAAAAAATGATGGGCTACTCGCCCTCTGGGCTATTTGGCTACACCCACATGCTGGGCGGATACGCAGGAGGACAGGCACAGTACGCGCGTGTACCTTGCGCGGACGTTGGTCCAATCAAAGTTCCTGACGGACTTGATGATGAGAAGGTCGTCTTCCTCTCGGATATATTCCCTACCGGCTACATGGGAGCGGAGAACTGCAACATTCGTCCTGGTGACACGGTTGCCATCTGGGGATGTGGACCTGTGGGCCAGTTCGCGATCCGCAGCGCGTTCATGCTCGGAGCGGGGCGGGTGATTGCGATCGATCGCATTCCGGAACGCCTGCGCTTAGCCGAAGATGCCGGTGCGGAGACGATCAACTACGAGCAGGTAGAGGACGTTGTACAGACTCTCAAAGATATGACCGGTAATCGCGGTCCGGACTCATGCATGGACGCGGTCGGCATGGAAGCGTACGGACACACGCTGCCGTTCCTGGTCGATCGCGCCAAACAGGCCATGAAGCTCGCAACGGATCGTCCAAACGTGCTGCGGCAATGCATTATGGCGTGCCGAAAAGGCGGGACCGTTTCGGTCCCTGGTGTTTATGGAGGCTTCCTCGACAAGATTCCTTTCGGAGCGGCCATGAATAAAGGTCTCACTTTCAAAATGGGACAGACGCACATGATGCGCTACATGCGTCCGCTGCTGGAGCGAATCGAGCGAGGTGAAATCGACCCAACTGTCGTGATCAGTCACCGCCTACCGCTGTCGAAAGCGCCAGAGGCGTACAAAATGTTCCGGGACAAGGAAGATCACTGCACGAAAGTTGTGCTAGATCCTTGGGCAGATGGAGCAAAAGCGGCTTAG
- a CDS encoding SRPBCC family protein, producing MDSDSVIQFPNGRAQGRKFDVIRWGSMLGGGALALFGLSRRSKPGFALAAAGGLLAYRGATLEEADQEWYVETSFAINCSPEQAFQFWRDFENLPKFMRNLESVKVLSNGRSEWTALGRMGMNVRWTAEIVDQRENEWIVWRSLEGSDIDCRGSVHFRTAVGDRGTIVTASMQCRPVAGALGKAVALAFGKDPEFMMREDLRRFKALMEAGEIPNIEGQTHGPRSRLDKAIHAAYPEKRKPAEFEANLQQLQTQRSAS from the coding sequence ATGGATTCCGATTCAGTCATTCAGTTTCCCAATGGACGCGCGCAGGGCCGTAAGTTCGACGTAATTCGCTGGGGCTCGATGCTGGGCGGCGGTGCTCTTGCACTGTTCGGCCTCTCGCGACGCTCGAAGCCCGGCTTCGCACTCGCAGCCGCCGGTGGTCTGCTCGCGTATCGCGGCGCAACTCTGGAAGAAGCCGATCAGGAGTGGTACGTCGAAACCAGCTTTGCTATCAACTGCTCACCCGAGCAGGCTTTTCAGTTCTGGCGCGATTTCGAAAACCTTCCAAAATTCATGCGCAACTTGGAATCGGTGAAAGTTCTGAGCAATGGCCGTTCGGAATGGACGGCGCTCGGGCGCATGGGAATGAACGTCCGCTGGACGGCGGAGATCGTCGATCAGCGTGAGAACGAATGGATCGTCTGGCGCTCGCTCGAAGGTTCTGACATCGATTGCCGCGGCTCGGTTCACTTCCGTACTGCCGTCGGAGATCGCGGCACGATCGTGACGGCATCGATGCAGTGTCGTCCGGTGGCCGGCGCTCTCGGCAAAGCAGTGGCGCTCGCCTTCGGCAAAGATCCTGAGTTCATGATGCGCGAGGATCTGCGCCGCTTCAAAGCATTGATGGAAGCTGGCGAGATCCCCAACATCGAAGGCCAGACGCACGGCCCGCGCTCGCGGCTCGACAAAGCCATTCATGCCGCCTATCCCGAGAAGCGCAAGCCCGCCGAGTTCGAAGCCAATCTCCAACAACTGCAAACGCAAAGGAGCGCGTCATGA
- a CDS encoding PilZ domain-containing protein — protein sequence MDQAEKRKYERVTLPPEAAAYVEDANGKKIGALRVIGQGGLLCECDPKLYRPGQMVTLRIVDPTEGIERVLNCEVRYSEEKGIGFAFDDLGPDSAVEIGVIIGKYYAGHR from the coding sequence ATGGATCAAGCTGAGAAGCGAAAGTATGAGCGAGTAACTCTGCCGCCCGAAGCTGCTGCTTACGTGGAAGACGCGAACGGCAAGAAAATTGGTGCGCTTCGCGTGATTGGCCAGGGCGGCCTGCTGTGCGAGTGCGATCCCAAGCTCTATCGTCCAGGGCAGATGGTCACGTTGCGCATCGTCGATCCCACCGAAGGCATCGAGCGCGTACTGAATTGTGAAGTCCGCTACTCGGAAGAGAAAGGCATTGGCTTCGCGTTTGACGATCTTGGACCAGATTCCGCAGTTGAGATCGGCGTGATCATCGGCAAATACTACGCCGGACACAGATAG
- a CDS encoding Zn-dependent hydrolase, with product MIAQSKSRKASTPLHHGVSRFAKPEYVVPDLAERLAKYKRVVIPFDKSKFSARELQMIDKLVDASRYLDDIFWRQSDPEGLELYKSLENSKNPRDVKLRQFLIINGSRFDLTNDNKPFVGTKPMPPGRGLYPEELTREELEKYVAAHPDQKDELYSPYTVIRRNGDQLEAIPYRTAFRQFLIPAAKDLREAADLSEDKAFADFLRLRADALLSDDYYKSDLAWVDLQNPKFDVIMAPYETYLDGVLGVKTSYGAAVMIRNEAESAKLAVYQQHVPEVQDALPLAPEDRPSKAGQPTPMEVMDTPFRGGDLRHGYQAVADNLPNDARIHEQKGTKKIFFKNYMDARVNYVILPLAKGIMDPAQAAQATADGYMASTVMHEICHGLGPAYSRTGSGKKDIREALADIYPGLEEAKADVVGMFALKFLMDKGVLPKEREQEYYASYVAGIFRTVRFGVGEAHGRAEMMEFNYLSEQKAITRDASGRYHVDYAKMPDTIAALAKELLEQEATGDRDRAAAWFKKYDVMPSELQSAMAELRNIPVDVDPVQPFPEKVQ from the coding sequence TTGATCGCTCAGAGCAAATCCAGGAAAGCCAGCACGCCGCTGCACCACGGCGTCTCGCGGTTCGCAAAGCCTGAATACGTTGTGCCGGATTTGGCGGAACGGCTGGCGAAATACAAGCGGGTTGTGATCCCGTTTGATAAATCGAAATTCTCTGCACGCGAGCTGCAGATGATCGACAAGCTGGTCGATGCCTCACGCTATCTCGATGACATCTTCTGGCGGCAGAGCGATCCGGAGGGCCTGGAACTCTACAAGAGCCTGGAGAACTCGAAGAATCCGCGCGACGTCAAGCTGCGGCAATTCCTGATCATTAACGGCAGCCGCTTTGACCTGACGAACGACAACAAGCCGTTTGTCGGCACGAAGCCGATGCCGCCTGGCCGCGGACTATATCCCGAGGAACTCACTCGCGAGGAACTTGAGAAGTATGTGGCTGCACATCCGGATCAAAAGGACGAACTCTACAGTCCATACACCGTGATCCGCCGCAACGGCGATCAACTGGAAGCAATTCCCTATCGCACCGCGTTTCGCCAGTTCCTGATTCCGGCTGCAAAGGACCTGCGCGAAGCCGCCGATCTCTCCGAGGACAAAGCTTTCGCTGATTTTCTTCGCCTGCGTGCCGACGCTCTGCTCTCCGACGATTACTACAAGAGCGATCTGGCCTGGGTCGATCTGCAGAATCCAAAGTTCGACGTGATCATGGCGCCTTACGAGACCTATCTCGACGGCGTGCTCGGAGTGAAGACTTCTTACGGCGCAGCGGTGATGATTCGCAACGAAGCCGAGAGCGCGAAGCTGGCCGTCTATCAACAGCATGTTCCCGAGGTTCAGGACGCGCTGCCGCTAGCGCCAGAAGATCGTCCGTCGAAAGCCGGCCAGCCCACGCCGATGGAAGTGATGGACACTCCATTCCGCGGCGGCGATCTGCGCCACGGCTACCAGGCTGTAGCCGACAATCTCCCGAATGATGCGCGCATCCACGAACAAAAAGGTACGAAGAAAATCTTTTTCAAGAACTACATGGACGCGCGCGTGAACTACGTGATCCTGCCGCTCGCGAAAGGCATCATGGATCCCGCACAGGCGGCGCAGGCCACTGCTGATGGCTACATGGCAAGCACGGTGATGCACGAAATCTGCCATGGGCTCGGTCCCGCCTACTCGCGCACCGGGTCGGGCAAGAAGGATATTCGCGAGGCGCTGGCCGACATCTACCCCGGATTGGAAGAAGCAAAAGCCGACGTGGTCGGCATGTTTGCATTGAAGTTTCTCATGGACAAGGGAGTGCTCCCGAAGGAGCGCGAGCAGGAATACTATGCTTCGTACGTGGCCGGAATCTTTCGCACGGTACGCTTCGGCGTAGGCGAGGCCCACGGACGCGCCGAGATGATGGAATTCAACTACCTCAGTGAGCAGAAGGCGATCACGCGCGATGCATCCGGCCGCTATCACGTGGACTACGCCAAGATGCCCGATACCATTGCAGCGCTCGCGAAGGAGTTGCTGGAGCAGGAAGCTACAGGCGATCGCGATCGGGCGGCGGCATGGTTCAAGAAGTATGACGTGATGCCGAGCGAATTGCAGTCGGCGATGGCAGAGTTGCGCAATATCCCGGTTGACGTCGATCCAGTGCAGCCGTTTCCCGAAAAGGTCCAATAA